A stretch of Labrus mixtus chromosome 7, fLabMix1.1, whole genome shotgun sequence DNA encodes these proteins:
- the LOC132977924 gene encoding uncharacterized protein LOC132977924: MDDLDHSMHIADYDWTSFFDDSEECGLLQPSLACPDHSSFSDSEDSGKSSPVFITGQHELQQSRDANSDETQSNAEPCSVEEVQNNLSWLGGEKGEPNTKAKEDTDTQENCKTGLDHAEENTTNTEEVNVRAAEHVRLETKDVTDTLQTKQIDVQSSDAEEAEPVEDNGDLQTESDTCELKPIQEPDPLSYNRTELNVNEHHSTNRAESVDVSGVALRAERERWFVTVNDSPARQRVCAPSGKKKRRQKKSRRHSHMCRTSKQETSFENGFKLEINTDNIESDISEVCQNAEDNPQSHLVGVTSDLSQMSSTSGEEDNLLEKLSMCHYPKDIFTLHDTFTTKGPSRFDIMESDDGAEFLSTHSYDSESYLSAAESIDEPQHCLTENQPLACAVSLAKTTCLNDLPENTDADDTQVIELLSRDNTLFCNATAPVSEGHESTGVEPCQTFPSVGQRVNKMPDDDSTCVNDAHSVVPCMSSDSPGLQKHEINLPASVCSSGDQLSSLTVPDLTVQPCLVVDSPETYAEAVGNTRPVYAISAFWDEMEKLTINDILQLRMGGSPPPRKTHETVTPDVGDFPKNPSSSDETMEYSLSNFGSMDASDTADSDYSTQADESKPDRSSCEFSTSDFEEEYWQFLGASRNPSPDPQSKNQQGTSESPFFEEEESSCSEGKETPVPSEDFAGYLFEDQDSTAFYSRELVGPRQITKSRSVRNVPALNTENVSMQFLLGNDDSSLFLCSCPSLEASGSLRTLKPTPFLTSTRVLDKPCQFSTPEVFENLLKDQSRRDSCVTFYDSENISLAPVFDDTFRTFSDEMSLSSLHDFKCSDEKPIPIFSCSHPTVRELTFPIPDHVFLSSDISPFRVLSRSFIQGSMLGISAATLRDFSSLLWTRKIFFQNNCSIWCGSSGAWVFPVEAGNNTTKGEDPPLTVFTEGSVSTNPSKLIGELAVQQTILETIQTKRQEGISALKQSDMCLVCIAFASWVLRSSDPEAADTWKAALLANVSALSAIQYLRHYVKRNPSQDHP, encoded by the exons ATGGATGATTTAGATCACAGCATGCACATTGCAGACTATGACTGGACAAGCTTTTTCGATGACAGTGAGGAATGTGGTCTGCTGCAGCCTTCGCTCGCCTGCCCCGATCACTCCAGCTTCAGCGATTCAGAGGATTCAGGAAAATCAAGTCCAGTATTTATCACAGgccaacatgagctgcagcagagccgTGATGCAAACAGTGATGAAACTCAGAGCAATGCTGAACCCTGTAGCGTGGAAGAAGTGCAGAATAATCTGAGTTGGTTAGGTGGAGAAAAAGGTGAGCCTAACACAAAAGCCAAAgaagacactgacacacaggaaAACTGTAAAACAGGTCTTGATCATGCTGAGGAAAAtaccacaaacacagaggaggtgAATGTGAGGGCTGCAGAGCATGTCAGATTGGAGACAAAGGATGTCACAGACACACTGCAAACTAAGCAAATAGATGTTCAGTCTTCAGATGCAGAAGAAGCAGAGCCGGTGGAGGACAATGGAGACTTGCAAACAGAGAGTGACACTTGTGAACTCAAACCCATTCAAGAACCTGACCCACTTTCTTACAACCGAACAGAACTTAATGTGAATGAGCATCACAGTACAAACAGAGCTGAGAGTGTGGATGTGAGCGGTGTCGCTTTAAGAGCTGAAAGAGAGCGCTGGTTCGTGACAGTGAATGACAGTCCAGCAAGACAGCGGGTGTGCGCCCCCTccgggaaaaaaaaacgaagacaaaaaaaatctaggaGGCACAGTCACATGTGCAGAACAAGCAAGCAGGAGACGTCCTTTGAAAATGGATTCAAGTTAGAGATTAACACAGATAATATTGAGTCTGACATATCTGAGGTGTGTCAAAATGCTGAAGACAATCCTCAAAGCCATCTGGTGGGAGTCACTTCAGATTTATCGCAAATGTCTTCAACGTCCGGTGAAGAAGACAATTTGTTGGAGAAACTTTCAATGTGTCATTACCccaaagacattttcacattGCATGACACATTTACAACCAAGGGCCCTTCGCGGTTTGACATAATGGAGTCTGATGATGGTGCTGAGTTCCTTTCCACTCACAGTTATGATTCTGAAAGCTATCTCTCAGCTGCGGAATCAATAGATGAACCTCAGCATTGTCTTACTGAAAACCAACCTCTAGCATGTGCCGTCTCTCTAGCAAAAACCACCTGTCTAAATGACCTGCCTGAAAACACTGACGCTGATGACACGCAAGTCATAGAATTGCTTTCACGTGACAACACTCTGTTCTGCAATGCAACGGCACCTGTCTCTGAAGGTCATGAAAGTACCGGTGTTGAGCCGTGCCAGACATTTCCATCTGTGGGCCAAAGAGTTAACAAAATGCCAGATGACGACTCGACATGTGTTAACGACGCTCACAGCGTGGTACCCTGCATGTCCTCAGATTCACCTGGActccaaaaacatgaaattaatCTTCCAGCGTCTGTTTGCTCTTCAGGGGATCAGCTCAGCTCTCTCACTGTTCCTGATTTAACTGTACAGCCATGCTTAGTGGTCGACAGCCCTGAAACATATGCTGAAGCTGTGGGAAACACTCGACCCGTGTACGCCATTTCGGCTTTTTGGGATGAAATGGAAAAGTTGACGATAAATGACATTTTGCAGTTAAGGATGGGTGGAAGCCCACCTCCCAGGAAGACGCATGAAACGGTCACACCAGATGTTGGTGATTTCCCCAAAAATCCCAGCTCTTCAGATGAAACGATGGAGTATAGTTTGTCTAATTTTGGTTCAATGGATGCATCTGACACCGCTGATTCGGACTACTCGACACAGGCCGACGAATCAAAGCCTGATCGCTCAAGCTGTGAGTTCTCCACCTCCGATTTTGAGGAGGAGTACTGGCAATTTCTTGGTGCCAGTAGGAACCCAAGTCCTGATCCTCAAAGCAAAAACCAACAAGGGACTAGTGAGTCTCCTTTCTTTGAGGAAGAGGAGTCCTCATGCTCTGAAGGAAAAGAGACACCTGTGCCTTCAGAGGACTTTGCAGGGTATCTTTTTGAGGATCAGGACTCCACTGCCTTCTATTCAAGAGAACTTGTAGGGCCAAGGCAGATAACAAAAAGCAGGAGTGTGCGTAATGTTCCAGCTCTCAACACCGAGAATGTATCTATGCAGTTTTTACTTGGAAATGATGACAGcagtctgtttctctgcagctgtccaTCTCTAGAAGCAAGTGGCAGCCTCAGAACACTAAAACCCACACCTTTTCTGACCAGCACACGTGTACTCGACAAACCCTGTCAATTCTCCACCCCTGAAGTGTTTGAAAACCTTCTCAAAGATCAAAGTAGGAGGGACAGCTGTGTCACTTTCTATGATTCAGAGAATATCTCATTGGCTCCTGTCTTTGACGACACTTTTCGTACATTCAGTGATGAAatgtccctctcctccctccatgaTTTCAAGTGCAGCGACGAGAAACCAATACCCATTTTCTCTTGTTCTCATCCTACCGTCCGAGAACTCACATTCCCAATTCCAGACCATGTTTTCTTGAGCTCAGACATATCTCCATTCAGGGTTTTGTCTCGCTCTTTCATTCAGGGCAGTATGCTTGGGATATCCGCAGCAACCCTACGTGATTTTTCCAGTTTGCTGTGGACAAGGAAGATTTTCTTCCAAAATAATTGCAGTATCTGGTGTGGAAGCTCTGGTGCCTGGGTGTTTCCAGTTGAGGCTGGGAACAATACCACCAAGGGAGAAGATCCACCACTGACTGTGTTTACAGAGGGGAGTGTCTCAACAAATCCCTCTAAGTTGATCGGAGAGCTGGCAGTACAGCAAACAATTTTAGAAACAATTCAGACAAAAA GACAAGAGGGTATCTCAGCACTGAAGCAGTCAGATATGTGTTTGGTGTGCATTGCGTTTGCCTCGTGGGTATTAAGATCATCTGACCCAGAGGCTGCTGATACTTGGAAAGCAG ctcttctAGCAAACGTGAGTGCACTATCTGCTATCCAATACCTGCGACACTATGTGAAGAGGAATCCTTCTCAAGATCATCCCTGA
- the c7h1orf159 gene encoding uncharacterized protein C1orf159 homolog: MALSFLLVLAATVILIRPETPVTKALHQNSLECCGEKQRGNNSCSNDTHCEPGCFLRVLENSNTVCIFCDSAAVDLENITVCTYNYTVERKNHTTVTTVIPKIGGPGVAASLLLGTLLISLFLILSVASFFYLKRSNRLPSIFYRRNKAFIFQPSETAVMIPSSAVRKPRYVRRERPSAASTLNSGTVPTASSTQDYNV; encoded by the exons ATGGCTCTGTCGTTCCTGTTGGTCTTGGCTGCAACTGTGATCCTCATCAGACCCGAGACTCCTGTGACTAAG GCCCTACATCAGAACTCCCTAGAGTGctgtggagaaaaacagagagggaaCAATTCATGTTCAAATGACACTCACTGTGAACCAG gatgCTTCTTGCGTGTCCTTGAGAACAGCAACACTGTTTGCATATTTTGTGACTCTGCTGCTGTGGATTTGGAAAACATAACAGTCTGCACCTACA ACTACACAGTGGAGAGGAAGAATCACACAACTGTGACTACTGTCATTCCCAAGATTG GAGGGCCGGGTGTGgctgcctctcttcttctggGAACACTGCTGATCAGCCTGTTCCTGATCCTCTCCGTCGCTTCCTTTTTCTACCTCAAACGCTCCAACCGACTCCCGAGCATCTTTTACCGCCGCAACAAGG cCTTCATATTCCAACCAAGTGAAACG GCTGTCATGATCCCGTCCTCGGCAG TGAGGAAGCCGAGATATGTCCGAAGGGAGCGGCCCTCTGCAGCATCCACGCTGAACAGTGGCACCGTGCCCACTGCATCCAGCACTCAAGACTACAACGTGTAG
- the kbtbd12 gene encoding kelch repeat and BTB domain-containing protein 12: MDLTAKHGLALLDQLRKMRETEHLTDVVLVAEGISFPCHRVVLAAFSPYFRVMFTCGLRECNNREIFLRDTPAESLSLLLNYMYCSDLPLTNANVQGISIAAFLLQMDEVFTRCQLHMTENMDASNCLGVYYFARDLGAEDLADHAQHFLRQHFDKVCQNEEILELEAHQLGRLLTSDDLNVSQEETILDVVLRWAKQSTLSDREVRVLHLPELLRKVRLPLINPDYLREAMKRNTALLSNAECLEILDEALGAAGMHPTAAARKLKLRYGMETTDLLLCVGNDSDGIRSRYGNYSERSFCYAPSTGRTYYITSPRYAEALGYVCAGVVTERNDIIVAGEASARKIARHKDMSVEIYRYRVEAQGTWESLTSAEYRDSYGLGSLGDTLYLLGGQMKLKNQFLITNCVERWSLQGGPWRSAAPLPLPLAYHSVVRMKDRLYVMGGRTPQSYRMDDEPDRLSNRLLEYDPNTNKWTELCPMKYSKYRCSAVALNGEIFVIGGIGCEGADCGQSRHCLDAVEIYNPDGDYWKDGPPLPCAQLSLHSTASNAGVVGGKIYVCGYYKGAGRHDNITKDILELDPRDNRWTVVARRALMHENYDVCLVANLNPRGLMSPPADLVTQ; encoded by the exons ATGGATCTTACAGCCAAACATGGGCTGGCACTGCTTGACCAGTTGAGGAAAATGAGGGAGACTGAACATCTGACAGATGTGGTGCTGGTTGCTGAGGGCATCAGCTTCCCTTGTCACCGTGTTGTTTTAGCTGCCTTCAGCCCATACTTTCGCGTCATGTTCACGTGTGGCCTGCGTGAGTGCAACAACAGAGAAATATTCCTGCGTGACACCCCTGCAGAGAGCCTATCCCTTCTCTTGAACTACATGTACTGCTCAGATCTTCCTCTCACTAACGCAAATGTACAAGGCATCTCGATCGCAGCATTTCTCCTTCAGATGGATGAAGTCTTCACTCGCTGTCAGCTGCATATGACAGAGAATATGGATGCCTCCAACTGCCTTGGTGTCTACTACTTTGCCCGTGACCTTGGCGCAGAGGACTTGGCTGACCATGCTCAGCACTTCCTGAGGCAGCATTTTGACAAAGTCTGTCAAAATGAGGAAATCCTGGAGCTGGAGGCCCATCAATTAGGAAGGCTCCTGACTTCTGATGACTTAAATGTTTCACAAGAAGAGACTATCCTGGATGTGGTTCTTCGCTGGGCCAAGCAGAGTACTCTGAGTGACAGAGAGGTCCGGGTCCTGCATCTTCCAGAGCTTCTGAGGAAGGTCCGTCTGCCACTGATCAACCCTGACTATTTACGAGAGGCGATGAAGAGGAATACGGCCCTGCTGTCTAATGCTGAATGTCTGGAGATTCTCGATGAAGCGTTGGGGGCTGCAGGGATGCATCCCACAGCTGCAGCACGCAAACTAAAGCTGCGGTACGGCATGGAGACCACGGATCTGCTACTCTGTGTAGGCAATGACAGTGATGGGATTAGGTCAAGATATGGAAACTATTCTGAGCGCAGCTTTTGCTACGCTCCGTCCACAGGTCGAACCTACTACATCACTTCACCTCGCTATGCAGAGGCTTTGGGTTATGTGTGTGCTGGGGTTGTAACTGAAAGAAATGACATCATAGTAGCAGGAGAAGCAAGTGCACGCAAAATAGCCCGTCACAAGGACATGAGTGTTGAGATCTACAG ATACCGAGTGGAGGCCCAAGGAACCTGGGAGAGCCTGACATCAGCAGAGTACCGTGATTCGTACGGTTTGGGATCTCTGGGCGACACGTTGTACCTCTTGGGTGGGCAGATGAAGTTGAAGAACCAGTTTCTCATAACTAACTGTGTGGAGCGATGGTCTCTGCAGGGTGGACCCTGGCGCAGTGCAGCACCCTTGCCTCTGCCTTTGGCCTATCACAGCGTGGTCAGAATGAAAGATCGACTTTATGTGATGGGTGGTCGAACACCACAG TCATACCGGATGGATGACGAGCCTGACCGTCTTAGTAATCGCCTCCTGGAGTATGATCCAAATACAAATAAGTGGACAGAGTTATGTCCCATGAAGTACTCAAAGTACCGCTGTAGTGCTGTCGCACTCAATGGGGAAATCTTTGTGATTG GTGGTATTGGATGTGAGGGAGCCGACTGTGGGCAATCTCGACACTGCCTTGATGCTGTAGAGATCTACAACCCAGATGGAGACTACTGGAAGGATGGTCCTCCACTCCCATGTGCACAACTCTCGCTGCACTCCACCGCCTCTAATGCAGGAGTGGTGGGAGGCAAGATTTATGTGTGTGGATACTACAAAGGAGCAG GTCGTCACGATAATATAACAAAGGACATTTTGGAATTGGATCCACGGGATAACCGGTGGACAGTGGTTGCTCGACGCGCTCTGATGCATGAGAACTATGATGTCTGCTTGGTGGCAAATCTTAACCCAAGGGGACTCATGTCCCCACCTGCAGACTTAGTTACACAGTGA